Proteins encoded by one window of Equus przewalskii isolate Varuska chromosome 24, EquPr2, whole genome shotgun sequence:
- the LOC103553726 gene encoding LOW QUALITY PROTEIN: lysophosphatidylcholine acyltransferase 2B-like (The sequence of the model RefSeq protein was modified relative to this genomic sequence to represent the inferred CDS: inserted 4 bases in 2 codons; deleted 2 bases in 1 codon; substituted 1 base at 1 genomic stop codon), whose product MAVRESVLSQGRYKSSQPPVVANPFVQQTRISAWRWAYIILTGSVLVPVRVSCIAFLFIFLWPVAILSTVGLSAQPTKPAKSWRRTLMQSALKFLFQATFFLAGFLVKVKGKKATRDEAPIFVTAPHSTFFDAIACVVAGLPSVVSASQNALIPVAGKLLLSTQPVLVTREDPNSRKNTKNEILRRXTSERKWPQILIFPEGVCTNRTCLVTFKLGAFSPGVPVQPVLLRYPNTLDTVTWTWQGFTGFQACMLTLSQLFTRVEVEFMPVYIPNDQEKKDPVLFANTVRINMANALGVPVTDHTYEDCRLMISTGNLQLPTEAGLVGFTKISQKLKLDWDNIHQHLDEYAAIAVASKGGKIEIEXFANYLKLPIXEPLRQLFALFDRNNEGSIDLREYVIGLTVLCNSANTEKILQMSFKFFDLDEHGFITKQELAATLWTAFGVPDLDVSRLFQEIAGQSSESISYEKFKKFALRHPQYAKLFNSYLDLQAAYIYSLPQQV is encoded by the exons ATGGCCGTGCGGGAGTCCGTCCTCAGCCAGGGGAGGTACAAGTCCTCGCAGCCGCCAGTGGTGGCCAACCCCTTCGTGCAACAGACGCGCATCAGCGCATGGCGCTGGGCCTACATCATCCTCACCGGGAGTGTGCTGGTGCCCGTTCGGGTGTCCTGCATCGccttcctcttcatcttcctctggCCAGTGGCCATACTTTCCACCGTGGGCCTTTCGGCTCAACCAACCAAGCCCGCTAAGAGTTGGAGAAGAACACTAATGCAGTCAGCCCTCAAGTTCTTGTTTCAGGCGACGTTCTTTTTAGCAGGGTTCCTGGTTAAAGTGAAAGGGAAAAAGGCAACCCGAGACGAGGCCCCCATCTTCGTGACAGCGCCGCACTCTACTTTCTTTGACGCTATCGCCTGTGTGGTGGCAGGGTTACCCTCAGTGGTCTCCGCAAGTCAAAACGCGCTGATCCCTGTGGCTGGGAAACTCCTACTGTCAACACAGCCCGTGCTTGTGACGCGAGAGGACCCAAATTCCAGGAAGAATACCAAGAATGAAATCCTGAGGCG GACATCTGAAAGGAAGTGGCCACAGATCCTCATTTTCCCGGAAGGAGTGTGTACCAATCGCACGTGTCTGGTCACCTTTAAACTAGGAGCCTTCTCTCCAGGTGTTCCTGTGCAGCCAGTGCTGCTCAGGTACCCAAACACGCTGGACACGGTGACCTGGACCTGGCAGGGTTTCACAGGCTTCCAGGCCTGTATGCTGACCCTGAGTCAACTCTTCACCAGGGTAGAAGTGGAGTTTATGCCTGTTTATATCCcaaatgaccaagaaaaaaaagacccgGTCCTTTTTGCCAATACAGTGAGGATCAACATGGCAAATGCTCTGGGGGTGCCTGTGACAGACCACACTTATGAAGACTGCAGACTGATGATTTCCACAGGTAACCTTCAACTACCCACGGAAGCTGGTTTGGTGGGATTTACAAAAATTAGCCAGAAATTGAAGTTAGATTGGGATAATATTCATCAGCATTTGGATGAATATGCTGCAATTGCAGTTGCCTCAAAAGGAGGGAAGATAGAAATTGA gtttgcaaattatttaaaactcCCAATTTAAGAGCCCTTGAGACAACTTTTTGCCCTCTTTGACAGGAATAATGAGGGCAGCATAGACCTCAGAGAGTATGTGATAGGTCTGACTGTCCTATGCAATTCCGCCAACACTGAAAAGATTCTGCAAATGTCATTTAAGTTTTTTGATCTTGATGAGCATGGTTTTATAACAAAACAGGAGTTAGCTGCTACACTTTGGACAGCTTTTGGAGTGCCAGATCTTGACGTTTCCAGACTCTTTCAGGAAATAGCTGGACAGAGCTCAGAGTCCATTTCATACGAGAAGTTTAAGAAATTTGCCCTGAGGCATCCACAATATGCCAAGTTATTTAATTCATACTTAGATCTTCAGGCAGcc tatatatattcattaccACAACAAGTATAG